A region of the Bombus affinis isolate iyBomAffi1 chromosome 7, iyBomAffi1.2, whole genome shotgun sequence genome:
GGTGAAGTTTAAAAAGGCTCAGATGGACCTGGTACGCGTTGAAACAAGGAATCAGATTCTATTTTCGTTCTTATCGGTCGGCTGGGGTTTACTCGCCGACATTGACATTGAGAGTGAACGTCTCCGTGCAATAGGCGGTCAGAGATTCACCATATGGACTATCGCCCGGCTGATAGGTTTGAGGACATACAAAGGAAAAGTATCTTATTTAGCTTGCGATAAAGTACCGTCCGTGGAGAATTTGGGTAATGGCAAGGCCTACAATGAGTACGCACAGGAAACGCAGATATCGCATTCAAGGAGCTGTGGCGATGATTTAGATCGGTACGTTGTtgccttataacgcattacctcTATTATTTAGAAAATGAAACAAGCATAAGTTACAAGCCAAATGAAACAAGCATCATATTCGACAAGATAATCCTTTGACAGAATTCTAAGGTCAAATGGGAAAGATGGAGTgaaaattttcgtttattagaTAACAGACTAGTACGAATACAAACTTCAATTATCTGTTCTTTGAAGTAACGATACTCAAGTGCAAACGTCTTACTTTCTCGCAAAGTATTATATCGATTAACGTATTATAAAAGTCGTCAGAAATATGTAAATACACTTGTCAAGTTTACGTAAGTTTATAGAAACTGAAATGATACTTTGCATATGGATGTCTCGAGTTTACGTAACATTCtgaatacatacatacacatgcaTTGTAATTATCATACGAGATACGGTCTCTATTAATTTTCTATTGACTATGAAATAAGAATCTTATTATCACGAAAAAACACTTACGTAGAATGTCCGTAAAATAACGCAAAATGTCAAACGAgagatatttttttattcagtATCTGGAATATTGGAGAGATTCTATCTGAATTTAAAATGACATATAATTCGTTGAAAGTTTCATCTGCTTTGTGAATTTATTCTTAATAAATCCAATAAAAATAACACCGaaaacaatcgtttaaagtCCCAACATCAGGAACTcgtaaaaatttgatttgtGGTTTGCATTTATCAGCATACAAGTTCAATTCTCAAATTAcaatattttgtaaattgaCGTTTGAAATGTATATTCTTGtttaaataaaagtaataaaatatgaGTTTTTCTtagatattattttatcatatgTTTAGATACAGCAAAATCAGTGAATCGAAAAGCTTCCATGATGCAATCGATGGAGATCCTGCTATTTTTGATGGATCGTTTGATAGCTGTGATGATAACGAAATAATAAGCGATAATATCACTCTGGAAACAGAAGCTGAGAGAAGACAAAGGCTAGACAGCTTCTACTCTGCGACATCCGCAAAGTCAACTTATTTTAGCACGGGATCAATTTCTAGTTACCATAGCATCGATGATCCCAATAATGAAGATATTGGTAAGCTTTTAATTCATacattaataattttcatatcttGACGAAACGTTTTTCTTATTGTATGCTGTTACTCGCATatcatatttttactttatctaCTTTAAGATGCTTGCTTGTAAAcgttttatgtattattacatattatgttCTTAGAAACTAAAAGCAGATAAAAAAAATTGGTCTAATTTCTTGATTAGTTTAGTACATTACAAGCAtttgaattaatttaaaattgctGTACTCTGTACCTCTTCCTAAAATAATAATATGTCTATAATTAAGATCCAGAGAACAGTAGTCAAGTTATGTATGGTCCATCCTCAAGGCTGCCTGCTCTAACTTCAGAAGTATCAAATTCTTGGACGCAAATTGAAGGTAATATCTTTAATAGTTtctataataacaaataataatttttattatttttattaatttccttcTAAGGTAATAAAAAGTACCGTTAAAATAGAAAGTAATATTTAAAGTCTATTACCTAATGCATATGAAATGAGACGATAAGTTACAATTTATGCAAGGCAAATGTATGCTGGTTTAGCCCTTAATAATCTGCATGCATCTTACGTTGCGTTTCTTTACACATTATGTAATTCACAGTTTTATCTGCCGCAATGCTAAACTTGATAATGCTGGTATACTTGCTTCCCGTTGAAAAACGGCGCCGGGAACAGCATCGTAAGGACAAACATTGCTGCAAATAGTATTACTAACCATAACCCATATTTGTACATAGTGTACACAGTTAGCTTGTGAGTAAAGCTATGAAAATGCGTCCAATATAAGTAGAACTGGAATATACTAAGAAAATGTGCAATGAAATGTACCAACGTTATTATCCCATTTACACAATAGTATTCTAGACTTAAGTGCCTAATTTAAATGATGTTATAATAGGATATTTTAATTTGAAtgatattttcaatataaatcaatgaatatattatttaatgaaTTTGTTTGTGTGCTTGAAATTTCAGGAGAATTCGTTATGGTTCATGCGGCATATCAGTCTCATTTGGGCCAGGATTATTTCTTTGCACCTCGTGCCAAATTGGCGGACGGTGTTATTTGGCTTATGATAATAAAAGCCGGAATTACTCGAGCTAATTTACTCCAGGTAAATAGTTCGATTAAAAACAATATCTCTGGCTTATCTAATTCTAATTCATTGCCAAACAAGTGAAATGTTTTTGAAAGCGGAACGCTTATTAAGTCCTTATTTATTGATAAAGTAATTTAACCCTTTATGATCTATTCGTTGTTTTAAGTAATACAATGAACTTCCATTTCTCGATTTATCTTGGGTATATAcccatatatataaattataaagaaCATTATCATAAAAACATATTTGAGTTATGTTGTCAAAAGATCTGCATATGTGAATTCCATCATCTAAATTTCACAATTTATACACATAGCTCAATGGCGGCTGGTGCAAGAATGAGAATGCTTCCGCGATTCAAATAGATTTACAAATTTTTCGGTGACATAGCTCAACTGTGATTCTAAACAGACTTTAAAAATATACGAGCTTGATAGATAAATGAAAAGTAAACAAGATTATTCTTGCATATCAAACACGTGCTTAGACTGTTTTAACAATTTATCAAGTTATTATTAACcaacaaatctaaacaactttATTGAAACACATCTTGAAACAATTCGTACATTGCTAAAACTTTAATCACAAAGAACTACCCAATTTTACTATAAGAAATCTAAATTAACATATGAAAAATTTTAACCATTCTAACATAAGTAAGAAAATGCAACTTTTTTATAGGGTATTATGATGTAATTATGAtagaattaaaatgaaattagaaGCAGATTCAACATATTATAAATACGATATCAACATATTAAGAATTATTTACTATGTCTGTTAGTTCCTGTTGGGATTAAATAATGGTACCCATGTAACACGGTCTGGCGTCGACATGATACCGGTAAAGGCGTTTCGAATAGAACCAGAAGAAGGAGCGAACGGTTACATTACGGTGGATGGAGAAAAAGTAGATTATGGACCTTTGCAAGCCGAGATATTCCCATCTTTAGCGTCGGTAATGTCTCCTTGATACAAATTAGCATTACACTTCGTACAGAGTTAGCAATGGAAATCAAATTGTACAATCCTAAAATCTTAAGTTCAATAAGATATATGTTATGGTAGCATGGCCTGGTGACAATACTGTATTAATATATTCCAGTTCGCAATACGTAAATACGATTTAGCTCACAGAATTGCGATAAATGTACATCCTAAACTATGATATTAAATCGTTTCATCAGATGTATACGAGTACATATGTATAAATTAGCGATATTAATGTAGCCATAATTTGTATAGACTCAACTTGTTATTTCCTAGAGGTTTATCGTTTGTACGACATAATCCGATGCTgttatttgaaactttacagACGTGTTTTACGCATCAAAATTAAATACATTGAAAATACTAATTAGATTaaaactttttttattttaattaatttttttatctcGAGATAATTTTATATCAGTAGTTTTAactgtaataaaaattaaagtatTCCTCATGCATTTTTAAGTACATTCCTAATTGCATTTCATAAATAAAACTCGATTGAATTTGCAcccaaaggaaataaaaatttcaaaaattcataTAATTTCTCTCCTACAACGCATTCAGTTTCCAAAAAAAGTCATTTAAAGATTAACAGCTATTTAACATTCCTTTGTATAACTGTAAAAATTGTATAGCTTAATTCTCTTTAGAACCTTtccatttataaatattataaatatcttatacgtaagttttttaattgtttaaaatgtataaaacgtCTGGAAATTTTCGGAAGCGGTTCATGAACCATACCATATAACACCGTTTAATAGTGCTTACTAACTAGTTatctgtaattttattaattagccTAAATCCTAACTTTTTGGACTATTTCCTATGCGATGTATAATAGTATAACTTCAAAATATTTCATGAATTTTAAGCTAGTTTTCCTAATCCTCGATTTACACAACGAATTGGTCATGAAAGTTAGATATAAATCGAAATCAATATTATAACAGTATAATGATAAGTTGAGTAATTCGATGATTAGATGTATCTTCCTCTTCGTTATTTACCAAAGTATTATTAAAATTCATCAAGGATTAACGATAATTTCCTCCGTTCAATACCTTCTGGTTGTTCTTTCAGTAATGTAAATAAGTACATGTATTGTATTTCTTAAACGATTGTATAgcatataatacgttatagtttCCATTGTAAGCATAAAAGAATTAATTTCGATCTTCTCGGTCGAATTTGTAAAGATTCTAATTCTAATTCTAAAGATTCtaattttttaagcttgtatGCATTTTATCGACCAGGTTGTTATTATCACGCGGTCTAAATGCTGGCATACAGTATTGATTTAATCGCGATAGTTCTCAAATCTTGTACATTTAGACGCATGTTAGACTAAAGAAAGAACATGTCAATCTTTCGATACAACGCACAGATACCGTCTTTTGACCTTACGCTTACGAAATATTTTTTCGAGACATTATTAGCCGCTATAAGAACGACATAAAAACATATCATGATAATTAACAGATAATACGCGGCGCGTTAAAGATGTAATATCTGATTCATAAAAGTGCACAatctaaaaagaaaagaagaactaATATCGAGGGGACACTAGAGAGGTGTTTGATACTGTTATATAGTTGCGCTTTAATATCGAAACGAGGAACTTTCatttattatagaaaaatttcATCGATGTTCTCTTAGTTGCTAAAAGCATTTTTATAGGgataatcgatataacgtttaacaaaTATTGCGATgattataatttgtataaattgtattattttatacgtGTAAATTTGTGCCAAGTGATGCGTAAAGATAATTAAGAAGTATATAGatgattttctttttctctatatTATTTCGTTTAAGGTTTTATTATTCTATCTTTAGCTTTGTGCCAAATCTTGTGTTTGTGTTTGTGTCATAAATGCCAAGGATCGTCATGTACATTCGCATATATTTCGAGAGGTTAAAACTTTTCACAAAATAAAGAAaccaattatatatatttattattttatttattgataCATACTGTGCAGTACAAACGGATTTGTAAATTGTTAATGTTTTCCCAAAAATCAAAGGAACACAAGAATTTTATTCGCAAA
Encoded here:
- the LOC126918359 gene encoding sphingosine kinase 2-like isoform X1, which codes for MTDNHQCVMEDGGQVHSNTLLEETFYVTSKKNTYYKVRLTEKGLSLEKDNNGATKVETIVLNDIIGCRCMRSKRKSAGSCVCGPGTSRSQFKLVESVEAYQSYDEFDTSAYLYIYAYTLKKARMKGIKRRERTTITLRFRSFDKYEDNLREASRWRLAIKCLIVGLPVPKSFMSPSHENLESLISACPGEQRKILVLLNPKSGPGRGRETFQKRIHPILSEAERPYDVHITKCPNYAREFVRTRDIYQWSGLLMVGGDGIVFEVVNGLFQRPDWEKALKELSLGVIPCGSGNGLAKSIAYAKQEPYDYNPLLVSALSVVKFKKAQMDLVRVETRNQILFSFLSVGWGLLADIDIESERLRAIGGQRFTIWTIARLIGLRTYKGKVSYLACDKVPSVENLGNGKAYNEYAQETQISHSRSCGDDLDRYSKISESKSFHDAIDGDPAIFDGSFDSCDDNEIISDNITLETEAERRQRLDSFYSATSAKSTYFSTGSISSYHSIDDPNNEDIDPENSSQVMYGPSSRLPALTSEVSNSWTQIEGEFVMVHAAYQSHLGQDYFFAPRAKLADGVIWLMIIKAGITRANLLQFLLGLNNGTHVTRSGVDMIPVKAFRIEPEEGANGYITVDGEKVDYGPLQAEIFPSLASVMSP